One genomic region from Bacillus rossius redtenbacheri isolate Brsri chromosome 6, Brsri_v3, whole genome shotgun sequence encodes:
- the LOC134533530 gene encoding uncharacterized protein LOC134533530 yields MDNHEMIGQLVKCYETKRLLWDSKHPEYYNKHKREDLWREISLSMNVSVKDLKKKMTSLLGSYRRERSREKKSQVTGSGQGDVYKSQWFGYTLFDFLSDKDTPNDTFDTMENANTQRGPEENREESYNDESIVDEPATVEDEPPASTNTTMASVTATAASTSTATAPTSNISQARKRKRRNDADNAQNEMLLDAYSILKKTSATPTDHYETFGMHVASELRKYDSNTLPHVKRAISDVLFRADIGEFTPNHNVLNTYGYYSSFSTPTQRSSGSTYHPTPTPPPSDAVLEIESRPPQQEDTLLHYLTDER; encoded by the exons ATGGATAATCATGAAATGATCGGACAATTAGTTAAATGTTATGAAACGAAACGTTTACTGTGGGACTCGAAACACCCTGAATACTATAACAAACACAAGAGAGAAGACTTGTGGCGCGAAATATCGCTTTCAATGAATGTTTCTGTAAAAGATCTGAAAAAGAAGATGACGTCTCTGTTGGGCTCTTACCGACGTGAAAGGTCAAGGGAAAAGAAAAGTCAAGTTACAGGATCTG GCCAAGGAGATGTTTACAAGTCACAATGGTTTGGATATACATTGTTTGACTTTCTTTCTGATAAGGACACGCCAAATGACACATTCGATACAATGGAGAAT gCTAATACGCAAAGGGGTCCTGAGGAAAATCGAGAAGAATCATACAATGATGAATCTATTGTCGATGAACCCGCAACGGTCGAAGATGAACCACCGGCGTCTACAAATACAACAATGGCGTCTGTAACTGCAACGGCGGCGTCTACGAGTACAGCGACGGCGCCTACTTCTAACATTTCCCAAGCTAGGAAAAGAAAACGTCGTAATGATGCTGACAACGCACAAAATGAAATGCTACTTGATGCATACTCCATTTTGAAAAAGACATCGGCTACTCCTACTGACCACTATGAAACCTTTGGAATGCATGTAGCAAGTGAACTGAGGAAATATGACTCCAACACTTTACCTCATGTGAAGAGGGCAATATCAGATGTGTTGTTCAGAGCAGATATTGGAGAATTTACCCCCAATCACAACGTCCTTAATACTTATGGGTACTACAGTTCTTTCAGTACGCCCACACAGCGTTCGTCTGGAAGTACCTACCATCCAACTCCTACGCCTCCACCTTCCGATGCTGTACTTGAAATTGAATCAAGGCCTCCTCAACAAGAAGACACTTTACTACACTACCTGACTGACGAAAGataa